The following coding sequences lie in one uncultured Bacteroides sp. genomic window:
- a CDS encoding heavy metal-binding domain-containing protein, translating to MLLSTTNSIEGKNITTYYGIVSGETIIGANIFKDIFAGIRDIIGGRSNSYEKVLRQAKETALQEMSEQAQRMGANAVIGIDIDYETVGSSGSMLMVTACGTAVFYQ from the coding sequence ATGTTACTATCAACTACAAACAGTATTGAAGGTAAAAACATTACCACATACTACGGCATTGTTTCAGGAGAGACAATTATTGGCGCGAATATTTTCAAAGATATTTTTGCCGGAATACGTGATATTATAGGCGGTCGTTCCAACTCGTATGAGAAAGTACTGCGTCAGGCAAAAGAAACAGCATTACAGGAAATGTCTGAACAAGCTCAGAGAATGGGTGCCAACGCTGTGATAGGCATTGACATTGACTATGAAACAGTAGGATCCAGCGGCAGCATGCTGATGGTTACCGCTTGCGGAACAGCCGTTTTCTATCAATAA
- a CDS encoding peptidylprolyl isomerase, whose amino-acid sequence MKKQLLMILTILFAGVFSTGFAQNKKEKMENQKETMLLIQTNLGDIKIKLYNETPQHRDNFIKLAKEGFYDGTLFHRVIKDFMIQGGDPDSKDAAKGKMLGSGDAGYTIPAEFVYPQLFHKKGALSAARQSDEVNPKKASSGCQFYIVTGKAYSQGQILNMEQQINHGKVEEVFNTLVSKNAAKIKKLRLDRDKDGLYELQEELIAEAKTKADSMPDFKFTPEQVKAYTTVGGTPHLDNQYTVFGEVVEGMEVVDSIQKVKTNRADRPEEDLKMKVIVLE is encoded by the coding sequence ATGAAAAAACAATTACTGATGATACTAACAATCCTGTTCGCAGGAGTATTTTCAACGGGATTCGCCCAAAATAAAAAAGAAAAGATGGAAAATCAGAAAGAAACAATGCTGTTAATACAGACAAATTTAGGTGATATCAAGATAAAGCTTTATAATGAGACACCGCAACATCGTGATAATTTTATTAAGCTTGCAAAAGAAGGATTTTATGATGGAACTCTTTTTCACCGTGTTATCAAAGACTTTATGATTCAGGGCGGTGATCCTGACTCAAAAGATGCTGCAAAAGGCAAAATGCTTGGCTCAGGAGACGCGGGTTATACCATTCCTGCGGAGTTTGTTTATCCACAATTATTCCATAAAAAAGGAGCTCTCTCCGCTGCACGCCAAAGTGACGAGGTAAATCCGAAAAAAGCATCCAGTGGCTGCCAGTTCTACATCGTTACCGGAAAAGCTTATTCACAAGGTCAGATTCTGAACATGGAGCAACAGATAAACCATGGAAAAGTAGAAGAAGTTTTCAACACATTAGTGAGCAAGAATGCTGCTAAGATTAAAAAACTAAGATTAGATCGTGATAAGGATGGACTCTATGAATTGCAGGAAGAACTGATTGCCGAAGCAAAAACAAAGGCAGATTCTATGCCCGACTTTAAGTTTACTCCGGAACAGGTGAAAGCTTATACAACTGTAGGCGGAACCCCACATCTAGACAACCAGTACACCGTATTCGGTGAAGTAGTGGAAGGTATGGAAGTGGTTGATTCTATTCAGAAAGTAAAGACTAACCGAGCAGACCGCCCAGAAGAAGATCTAAAAATGAAAGTTATCGTACTGGAATAA
- a CDS encoding pitrilysin family protein — translation MIEVNRYTLQNGLRLIHSEDLSTQMVAINVLYNVGAKDEDKDHTGFAHLFEHLMFGGSVNIPDYDAPVQLAGGENNAWTNNDITNYYLTLPKQNVETGLWLESDRMLSLDFNPKSLDVQRQVVIEEFKQRYLNQPYGDVSHLVRPLAFKEHPYQWPTIGKEISHIANATLEDVEDFFFHFYAPNNAILCVTGNISFDETIRLAEKWFGPIPARDVRTRNLPCEPKQTEERRLEVERAVPLDSLYMAFHMTERIHPDYYAFDILSDVLSNGNSSRLTQHLVKDRQVFTSIDAYISGSVEPGLFQISGKPASGVSLEQAEAAVWEELEELKNSLVEEHELEKVKNKFESEQIFSNINYLNVATNLAFFELISKAEDLNIEVDNYRKVTAGHLREIACKAFVRKNCSTLYYRAKKES, via the coding sequence ATGATTGAAGTTAACAGATACACTCTTCAGAACGGACTTCGCCTGATACATTCTGAGGATCTGAGCACACAGATGGTTGCCATCAATGTGCTCTATAATGTAGGGGCAAAGGACGAAGACAAGGATCATACAGGATTTGCCCACCTCTTTGAACACCTGATGTTCGGCGGTTCGGTAAACATTCCCGATTATGATGCTCCGGTTCAATTGGCTGGCGGGGAGAATAATGCATGGACCAATAATGATATCACCAACTACTATCTTACTCTGCCCAAACAAAATGTGGAAACCGGATTATGGTTGGAATCAGACCGCATGCTTAGCCTCGACTTTAACCCTAAAAGTCTGGATGTTCAGCGTCAGGTAGTTATTGAAGAGTTTAAGCAACGTTATCTGAATCAACCCTACGGAGATGTATCTCACCTAGTTCGTCCACTGGCTTTCAAGGAACATCCATACCAATGGCCCACCATCGGCAAGGAAATCTCACACATTGCCAATGCCACACTCGAAGATGTAGAGGATTTCTTTTTTCACTTCTATGCACCCAATAATGCAATACTTTGTGTAACAGGGAATATTTCGTTCGATGAGACCATTCGTCTGGCGGAAAAGTGGTTCGGACCAATTCCTGCACGTGATGTACGGACAAGAAATCTTCCTTGTGAGCCTAAGCAGACAGAAGAAAGACGTCTCGAAGTGGAACGCGCCGTGCCGCTCGATTCTCTTTACATGGCTTTCCATATGACCGAGCGCATACATCCGGACTACTATGCCTTTGATATACTCTCTGATGTACTGAGTAACGGTAATTCAAGCCGGCTTACACAGCATCTGGTAAAAGACCGACAGGTGTTTACCTCCATTGATGCATATATCTCAGGCAGCGTGGAACCTGGTCTTTTCCAGATTTCCGGCAAACCTGCGTCCGGTGTTTCTTTGGAACAGGCAGAAGCTGCTGTATGGGAAGAGCTGGAAGAGCTGAAAAATTCACTGGTGGAAGAGCATGAACTGGAAAAAGTTAAAAACAAATTCGAGTCGGAACAAATATTCAGTAACATAAACTATCTCAATGTAGCCACAAATCTGGCATTCTTTGAACTGATCAGCAAGGCAGAAGACTTAAATATTGAGGTGGATAATTACCGGAAAGTAACTGCCGGACATTTACGGGAAATAGCTTGTAAGGCATTTGTCCGTAAAAACTGTTCTACTCTATATTACAGAGCGAAGAAAGAATCATGA
- a CDS encoding MATE family efflux transporter — protein MTRFFATYKDHYKALLRLGIPIVIGQLGMIILGFADTMMVGHHSTIELAAASFVNNLFTLAIIFSTGFSYGLTPIVGSLFGKGDETGAGQALKNSLAANILVALILTIIMSLVYLHVHRFGQPEELLPLIRPYFLVLLVSLVFVLIFNSFKQFADGITDTKASMWILLGGNALHIILNYLLIYGKMGLPEMGLMGAGLSTLISRILMALAFGSIFLYSKRYAIYKGGFKSGGFSKNVFKRLNELGWPIALQMGMETASFTFSTVMVGWLGSIALASHQVMLTVSSLCFMIYYGMGAAIAVRVSNFRGQNDLVNIRRSAYAGFHIILLMAVISAGSIFLLRNYLGGMFTDSAEVSQTVITLIFPFLLYQFGDGTQITFANALRGIADVKPMMYIAFISYFLISIPAGYFFGFILRWGIVGVWMAFPFGLTSAGVMFYLRFRRKTLG, from the coding sequence ATGACCAGATTCTTTGCAACATACAAAGATCACTATAAGGCACTGCTACGTTTAGGAATTCCCATTGTTATAGGACAGCTGGGCATGATTATTCTTGGTTTTGCCGACACAATGATGGTGGGGCATCACAGCACCATTGAACTGGCTGCCGCATCTTTCGTGAATAATCTTTTTACACTTGCAATTATCTTCAGCACCGGGTTCTCCTACGGACTGACTCCCATAGTGGGAAGTCTGTTTGGTAAAGGAGATGAAACCGGAGCGGGACAGGCATTAAAGAATAGTCTTGCCGCCAATATTCTGGTGGCACTGATACTAACCATCATCATGTCCCTGGTTTACCTCCATGTTCATCGCTTTGGTCAGCCGGAAGAACTACTCCCTTTGATTCGTCCATACTTTCTTGTACTGCTGGTTTCCCTTGTATTTGTGCTGATCTTTAATTCGTTTAAGCAATTTGCCGACGGGATTACCGACACCAAAGCCTCCATGTGGATTTTATTAGGAGGCAATGCCTTGCATATTATCCTGAACTATCTGCTGATATATGGCAAGATGGGGCTCCCTGAAATGGGACTGATGGGGGCAGGACTGAGCACACTGATTTCACGTATCCTGATGGCTCTGGCCTTTGGCAGCATCTTTCTATACAGCAAAAGGTATGCTATCTACAAGGGAGGATTCAAGTCCGGAGGATTCTCCAAAAATGTATTTAAAAGACTCAACGAACTAGGTTGGCCCATTGCTCTGCAAATGGGAATGGAAACCGCATCATTTACCTTCAGCACCGTAATGGTTGGATGGCTGGGCAGCATTGCACTGGCTTCTCACCAGGTAATGCTTACCGTCTCGAGCCTCTGCTTTATGATTTATTACGGAATGGGAGCTGCTATTGCCGTAAGAGTTAGTAATTTCCGAGGGCAGAACGATCTTGTTAATATCCGCCGTTCAGCCTATGCAGGCTTCCATATCATATTGCTGATGGCTGTTATTTCTGCCGGATCAATTTTTCTATTAAGAAATTATCTTGGCGGTATGTTTACTGATAGCGCGGAAGTGAGTCAAACGGTGATTACTCTTATTTTCCCTTTCCTTTTATATCAGTTTGGCGACGGCACACAAATCACTTTTGCCAATGCACTGCGAGGCATAGCAGACGTAAAACCAATGATGTATATTGCTTTTATCAGCTATTTTCTCATATCCATTCCGGCAGGTTACTTCTTCGGATTCATATTACGCTGGGGAATCGTGGGTGTATGGATGGCTTTCCCTTTCGGACTGACCAGTGCCGGGGTGATGTTTTATCTGCGGTTCAGAAGAAAGACATTGGGATAA
- a CDS encoding HAD family phosphatase — MEKIKNIVFDFGGVIVNLSREAAVKKFEEIGVANADELLDAYHQTGLFLEVEDGTLTAEEFRKKLSVVAGKELTYDQVFQGWFGFVIDVPLCRLEYLLELRKKYKLYILSNTNPFIMGWARSTDFTSAERPLDDYFDKIYTSYEIKQVKPGRKIFEYMIQDAGLLPEETLFVDDGSSNIKMAKELGMQTFQPINGEDWRDELSALL; from the coding sequence ATGGAAAAGATTAAGAATATAGTATTTGACTTCGGAGGAGTGATTGTGAATCTCTCACGCGAGGCTGCCGTAAAGAAGTTTGAGGAGATAGGAGTGGCGAATGCCGATGAATTGCTGGATGCTTACCATCAGACCGGTCTTTTTCTGGAAGTGGAAGATGGCACTCTTACTGCCGAAGAATTCCGTAAGAAACTAAGTGTTGTGGCCGGAAAGGAGCTGACTTACGATCAGGTATTTCAAGGCTGGTTTGGTTTTGTGATTGATGTGCCTTTGTGTCGTTTGGAATATTTGCTGGAGTTGAGGAAGAAATACAAACTATATATTCTGAGCAATACTAATCCATTTATCATGGGATGGGCAAGAAGCACGGATTTTACATCTGCAGAAAGGCCTCTGGACGATTATTTTGATAAGATCTATACTTCATATGAGATAAAGCAGGTAAAGCCCGGACGGAAAATCTTTGAGTACATGATTCAGGATGCCGGATTGTTGCCCGAAGAGACCTTATTCGTGGATGATGGTTCTTCAAATATAAAAATGGCGAAGGAACTGGGTATGCAGACTTTTCAGCCAATTAATGGTGAAGACTGGCGTGATGAACTTTCCGCATTGCTTTAA
- a CDS encoding tRNA-dihydrouridine synthase family protein has product MQDEKKVPIHFAPLQGFTDAPYRNMHETIFGGIDTYYTPFVRLEKGDSFRSRELRDIEQENNGVNHLIPQLIASTPDEMRKIVTLFREKGHTEADINLGCPFPMLVRRHKGSGILPYPEEVAALLNCITEFPEMQFSVKMRLGWEKPDECLALLPLLNKLPLKQITLHARVGKQQYKGETNWNAFEAFYRECKHPLIYNGDISTLEDINRLMTRFPNLSGIMIGRGLLANPALAYEYQLGVALSREEMLGKVKAFHNLLFGYYEAHLQGNDQLVTKLKTIWEYLLPDMDKKVKKKIHKSTKIETYRAAVSEGLK; this is encoded by the coding sequence ATGCAAGACGAGAAAAAAGTTCCCATTCACTTTGCTCCCTTACAGGGATTTACTGACGCGCCTTACCGCAATATGCACGAAACAATCTTTGGTGGCATAGATACTTACTACACTCCTTTCGTCCGTTTGGAAAAGGGCGATTCTTTTCGTAGCAGAGAGCTACGGGATATTGAACAGGAGAACAATGGCGTTAACCATCTTATCCCACAACTAATAGCAAGTACTCCCGATGAGATGCGCAAAATAGTGACTCTTTTCCGCGAAAAGGGGCATACGGAAGCGGATATAAACCTAGGCTGTCCATTTCCTATGCTGGTACGCCGGCATAAAGGTTCGGGTATTCTCCCTTATCCTGAGGAAGTAGCAGCACTTTTAAATTGTATAACAGAATTCCCGGAGATGCAATTCTCGGTAAAAATGCGCTTAGGGTGGGAAAAGCCTGACGAATGCCTTGCCCTGCTCCCCTTACTAAACAAGTTACCACTGAAGCAGATAACCCTGCATGCCCGCGTAGGAAAGCAACAGTATAAAGGGGAAACCAACTGGAATGCATTCGAGGCTTTTTATCGCGAGTGCAAACATCCGCTCATTTATAATGGCGATATTTCTACACTCGAAGACATTAACCGGCTAATGACTCGTTTCCCTAATCTTTCAGGGATAATGATTGGCAGGGGATTACTGGCCAATCCGGCACTGGCATACGAATATCAGCTAGGAGTAGCATTATCCCGTGAGGAGATGCTTGGAAAAGTGAAAGCTTTTCATAATCTGCTATTTGGTTATTACGAGGCACATCTGCAGGGAAACGACCAATTAGTAACTAAATTGAAGACTATCTGGGAATATCTTCTGCCCGACATGGACAAGAAAGTAAAAAAGAAAATTCATAAAAGCACGAAGATTGAGACTTATCGGGCTGCTGTATCTGAGGGATTAAAATAA
- a CDS encoding RNA pseudouridine synthase yields MTVIYEDNHIIVVNKTSSEIVQGDKTGDTPLSEIVKQYLKEKYNKPGNVFIGVVHRLDRPVSGIVLFAKTSKALPRLNEMFKNSEVKKTYWAIVKNCPKEPEGELVHYLVRNEKQNKSYAYDKEVKDSKKAILDYKLIGHSQNYYLLEVNLKTGRHHQIRCQLAKIGCPIKGDLKYGSPRSNPGGSICLHSRRVSFIHPVSKELIELEAPVPEGNLWNGFEMIG; encoded by the coding sequence ATGACCGTAATATACGAAGATAACCATATCATTGTTGTCAACAAAACAAGTTCCGAGATTGTCCAAGGAGACAAAACAGGGGATACTCCATTGTCAGAGATTGTAAAGCAGTATCTGAAGGAGAAATATAATAAACCCGGCAATGTCTTTATTGGAGTGGTTCATAGACTTGACCGTCCGGTTAGCGGAATTGTTCTTTTTGCTAAAACAAGTAAAGCGCTTCCCCGCCTGAACGAGATGTTCAAGAACAGTGAAGTAAAGAAGACTTATTGGGCGATAGTAAAGAACTGTCCGAAGGAACCCGAAGGTGAACTGGTTCACTATCTGGTGCGCAACGAGAAACAAAATAAGAGTTACGCATACGATAAGGAAGTAAAAGATTCAAAGAAAGCCATTTTAGATTATAAGCTGATTGGTCATTCCCAGAATTATTACCTTCTTGAGGTGAACTTAAAGACCGGAAGACATCATCAGATTCGCTGTCAGTTGGCAAAAATAGGATGTCCCATTAAAGGAGACCTGAAATATGGCTCTCCACGTTCTAATCCGGGCGGAAGTATTTGTCTTCATTCCCGCAGGGTTTCCTTTATTCACCCGGTTTCAAAGGAACTGATTGAACTGGAAGCACCGGTTCCTGAAGGCAATCTATGGAATGGATTTGAGATGATTGGATAA
- the fabG gene encoding 3-oxoacyl-[acyl-carrier-protein] reductase — protein MGLLDGKTAIVTGAARGIGKAIALKFASEGANIAFTDLVIDENAKNTEKEIEALGVKAKGYASNAANFEDTANVVSEIVKDFGRVDILVNNAGITRDGLMMRMSEQQWDMVINVNLKSAFNFIHAITPVMMKQKTGSIINMASVVGVSGNAGQCNYSASKAGMIGLAKSIAKELGSRGVRANAIAPGFIITDMTAALTDEVKAEWAKTIPLRRGGTPEDVANVATFLASDLSSYVSGQVIHCCGGMNM, from the coding sequence ATGGGATTATTAGATGGAAAAACAGCGATTGTAACCGGAGCTGCTCGTGGTATCGGTAAAGCAATTGCTTTGAAGTTTGCTTCTGAAGGAGCAAATATTGCATTCACTGACCTTGTTATTGATGAAAATGCTAAGAATACAGAAAAAGAAATTGAAGCATTGGGTGTAAAGGCAAAAGGTTACGCTTCTAATGCTGCAAATTTTGAAGATACAGCAAATGTAGTTTCTGAAATTGTGAAGGACTTTGGCCGTGTGGATATTCTGGTTAATAACGCAGGAATTACTCGTGACGGATTAATGATGCGTATGAGTGAACAACAATGGGATATGGTTATTAACGTTAACCTGAAATCTGCATTTAACTTTATTCACGCTATTACTCCGGTAATGATGAAACAAAAAACAGGTAGCATTATCAATATGGCTTCTGTTGTAGGTGTTTCTGGAAATGCTGGTCAATGTAACTACTCTGCTTCTAAAGCTGGTATGATTGGTTTGGCTAAATCAATTGCTAAAGAACTTGGTTCTCGTGGTGTTCGTGCCAATGCAATTGCACCGGGATTCATTATCACAGATATGACTGCAGCATTAACTGACGAAGTTAAAGCAGAATGGGCTAAAACTATTCCATTACGTCGTGGTGGTACACCAGAAGATGTTGCTAATGTGGCTACTTTCCTTGCTTCTGATTTGTCTTCTTATGTAAGTGGACAAGTAATTCACTGCTGTGGCGGTATGAACATGTAA
- a CDS encoding TetR/AcrR family transcriptional regulator: MTVSKTKIKLVDVARQLFAKMGVENTTMNDIALASKKGRRTLYTYFKSKEEIYSAVVESELDMLSDTMKAVSEREISPDEKLIELIYTRLEAVKEVVFRNGTLRANFFRDIWRVEKVRKRFDAREIALFRSVLAEGKEKGVFVIDDVDITANIIHYCVKGIEVPYIRGHLGRNLSVETRKKYVTKIVYGALQRKEINQ, from the coding sequence ATGACTGTATCAAAGACAAAAATAAAACTTGTAGATGTTGCTAGACAGCTCTTCGCGAAAATGGGGGTGGAGAATACGACGATGAACGATATTGCCCTTGCCTCGAAAAAAGGAAGAAGGACTCTTTACACCTATTTTAAAAGCAAAGAAGAAATTTATTCAGCTGTAGTTGAGTCTGAACTGGATATGCTTTCGGATACTATGAAGGCTGTATCGGAGAGAGAGATCTCACCTGATGAGAAATTAATAGAACTTATTTATACTCGCCTGGAGGCTGTAAAAGAGGTAGTCTTTAGAAATGGAACTCTACGCGCCAATTTCTTTCGCGATATCTGGCGGGTTGAGAAAGTTCGCAAGCGGTTTGATGCCAGAGAAATTGCGCTTTTCAGAAGTGTGCTGGCTGAAGGTAAAGAAAAAGGGGTATTTGTCATTGATGATGTAGATATCACGGCCAACATTATTCATTATTGCGTAAAAGGAATAGAAGTACCATATATCCGTGGTCATCTGGGTCGTAATTTAAGTGTGGAGACCCGCAAAAAGTATGTCACGAAAATAGTCTATGGTGCATTACAGAGAAAAGAAATCAATCAATAA
- a CDS encoding GntR family transcriptional regulator produces the protein MNFKENKAIYLQIADRICDEIIFGQYAEEERIPSVREYASMVEVNANTTMRSFDYLQSQDVIYNKRGIGYFVSSGAKMLILSLRRKHFLEEDIDWFFHQIYTLDIPMEEIANMYFEFSKKQNSIKK, from the coding sequence ATGAACTTTAAAGAAAATAAAGCCATCTATTTACAAATTGCAGACAGAATCTGCGATGAGATAATTTTTGGACAGTATGCTGAAGAAGAACGAATACCATCCGTACGCGAATATGCTTCCATGGTGGAAGTAAATGCAAATACGACGATGCGGTCGTTTGATTATCTTCAGTCTCAAGATGTTATTTATAATAAGCGGGGGATCGGTTATTTTGTCTCTTCCGGGGCAAAGATGTTGATTTTATCTCTTCGCAGAAAACATTTCCTGGAAGAAGATATTGATTGGTTCTTCCACCAAATCTATACGCTAGATATTCCGATGGAAGAGATCGCGAATATGTATTTTGAATTTAGTAAGAAACAAAACAGTATTAAAAAATGA
- a CDS encoding ATP-binding cassette domain-containing protein has protein sequence MVTIENLTFDYRRSQKKLFDDFSLSIEKGKVYGLLGKNGVGKSTLLYLMTGLLMPQNGKISFNQSNVAKRLPCTLQDMYIVPEEFDLPSMPLRKYVKCNESFYPRFSLEDLEKYLQCFELNMDVNLGALSMGQKKKVYMSFALATNTSLLVMDEPTNGLDIPAKSQFRKFIALGMNEDKTIIISTHQVRDIDNLLEHVIIMDHSKVLLNEPIFNICQKLLFVETSSDKIAEDALFVSPSIQGNSTILPNTENEESAINLELLFNAMLSDTEKLKGVFNN, from the coding sequence ATGGTAACAATCGAGAATCTCACCTTCGATTATCGAAGATCGCAGAAAAAACTGTTTGATGACTTTTCCTTATCTATTGAAAAAGGTAAAGTTTATGGTTTGTTGGGTAAGAATGGTGTTGGTAAGTCTACACTATTATATCTTATGACTGGTCTTTTAATGCCCCAGAATGGCAAAATAAGCTTTAACCAGTCCAATGTGGCAAAAAGGCTACCTTGTACTCTTCAGGATATGTATATCGTCCCAGAGGAGTTTGATTTGCCTTCTATGCCTTTGCGTAAGTATGTAAAGTGTAACGAGTCTTTCTATCCCCGTTTTAGTTTGGAAGACCTGGAGAAGTATTTGCAGTGTTTTGAGCTGAATATGGATGTTAATCTTGGTGCTCTCTCAATGGGGCAGAAGAAGAAAGTCTACATGAGTTTTGCTCTTGCCACCAATACTTCTCTTCTTGTGATGGATGAACCGACCAATGGCTTGGATATCCCGGCTAAAAGTCAGTTCAGGAAGTTTATAGCATTAGGTATGAATGAAGATAAAACTATTATTATTTCTACTCATCAAGTGAGAGACATTGATAATCTTTTAGAGCATGTGATTATTATGGATCATAGCAAGGTTTTGCTAAATGAACCCATTTTCAATATTTGCCAGAAACTATTGTTTGTTGAAACATCCAGTGATAAAATAGCTGAGGATGCACTTTTTGTTTCCCCTTCGATACAAGGAAACAGTACGATTCTTCCTAATACTGAGAATGAAGAATCTGCAATTAACCTTGAGCTGCTATTTAATGCGATGCTTAGTGATACAGAGAAATTAAAAGGAGTATTCAATAATTAA
- a CDS encoding substrate-binding domain-containing protein produces MKFFKLIPILLFLLLFSCKDKKPNDGWTDTLTSGTIPVAVDEGFKPIIEEEIAVFEGLNSEVHIKPTYCSEVDAINSLLKDSVRLVISTRKLSSKEIQSFNSRKFFPREVVMAYDGIGLIINNQNPDSLITVNQVRKILTGEITKWKEIYPKSKLGNIQIVFDNPNSSTVRFAKDSICLGKPFASKGINAQKTNSQVFDYVSKSPNAIGIIGVNWLGAKSDTTNLTFRNEVRVMSVSEDKVADHSNSFKPYQAYIALGDYPFCRTVYVLINDPRQGLSSGFANFLTSDRGQRIILKSGLVPATQPVRIVNVKD; encoded by the coding sequence ATGAAGTTTTTCAAATTGATTCCAATATTGCTTTTTTTGCTTCTTTTTTCTTGTAAAGATAAGAAGCCTAATGATGGATGGACTGATACATTGACGTCAGGAACAATTCCTGTTGCTGTTGATGAAGGTTTTAAACCGATTATTGAAGAAGAAATAGCGGTGTTTGAAGGACTTAATTCGGAGGTTCATATAAAGCCTACTTATTGTAGTGAGGTTGATGCTATAAATAGTTTATTAAAAGATAGTGTGCGGTTGGTTATTTCCACCCGCAAACTATCTTCTAAAGAAATCCAATCTTTTAATAGTCGTAAGTTTTTTCCACGTGAAGTTGTGATGGCTTATGATGGCATTGGTTTAATTATTAATAATCAAAATCCAGATTCTTTGATTACTGTTAATCAAGTCAGAAAAATATTAACTGGTGAGATTACTAAATGGAAAGAAATTTACCCAAAATCTAAATTGGGTAATATTCAAATAGTTTTTGATAATCCAAATTCAAGTACTGTTCGTTTTGCAAAGGATTCTATTTGTTTGGGTAAACCTTTTGCATCTAAAGGTATTAATGCTCAAAAAACTAATTCGCAGGTTTTTGACTATGTCTCAAAAAGTCCTAATGCTATTGGAATTATAGGAGTTAATTGGCTAGGTGCTAAAAGTGATACTACGAATTTAACTTTCAGAAATGAAGTTCGTGTAATGTCTGTTAGTGAAGATAAGGTAGCTGATCATTCTAATAGTTTTAAACCTTATCAAGCCTATATAGCTTTAGGTGATTATCCTTTTTGCCGCACTGTATATGTGTTAATAAATGATCCAAGACAAGGTTTGTCTTCTGGGTTTGCTAATTTCTTAACTTCTGATCGAGGTCAAAGGATTATTCTTAAGTCCGGCTTAGTTCCTGCAACACAACCGGTACGTATTGTAAATGTAAAAGATTAA
- a CDS encoding TonB family protein, giving the protein MAKINLSSEEWCDLIFEGRNKGYGAYKMRMDAPKRHNWSMLIIVLLTAFFIAVPELIKLATPKEKETMTEVTALSKLDNAEVKDKKLHKVEPIAPPPPPLKSSVKFVAPVIKKDSEVREQDEMKSQEELQETKVTISIADVKGNDELHGKDIAEIKQVVTQAPVEEVEEKPYTAVEQMPQFPGGDEELLKYIFDKLRYPTISQENGVQGKVYIRFVVSKTGEVKDAQVMRSLDPYCDKEALRVIRSLPRWIPGKQNGVNVPVYYVVPITFKLQ; this is encoded by the coding sequence ATGGCAAAAATTAATTTATCTTCTGAAGAATGGTGTGACTTAATATTCGAAGGAAGAAATAAAGGGTACGGTGCGTACAAAATGCGTATGGATGCTCCTAAAAGACATAATTGGTCTATGCTGATTATTGTTCTTTTGACTGCGTTTTTTATTGCTGTCCCTGAACTTATTAAATTGGCAACTCCAAAAGAGAAGGAAACGATGACTGAAGTAACTGCTTTATCAAAGTTAGATAATGCTGAAGTCAAAGACAAAAAGCTGCATAAGGTTGAACCTATTGCTCCTCCTCCTCCTCCTTTAAAGAGTTCTGTTAAGTTTGTTGCTCCTGTAATTAAGAAAGACTCTGAAGTAAGAGAACAAGATGAAATGAAGAGTCAGGAAGAATTACAAGAAACAAAGGTAACAATTTCTATTGCTGATGTAAAAGGTAACGATGAGCTTCATGGTAAGGATATTGCTGAAATCAAACAAGTTGTGACTCAAGCTCCAGTTGAAGAAGTAGAGGAAAAACCTTATACAGCAGTAGAACAGATGCCCCAGTTCCCTGGAGGTGATGAAGAATTGTTGAAGTATATCTTTGATAAATTAAGATATCCAACAATTTCTCAGGAAAATGGTGTTCAGGGGAAAGTTTATATCCGTTTCGTTGTTTCTAAAACAGGTGAGGTTAAAGATGCACAGGTAATGCGTTCTTTGGATCCTTATTGTGATAAAGAAGCTCTCCGTGTAATTCGTTCTCTTCCTAGATGGATTCCTGGAAAACAAAATGGTGTGAATGTTCCAGTTTATTATGTAGTGCCAATTACCTTTAAATTACAATAA